The window GCTTATACATTGTTTAGTATCCCGTTAATGTGTACTTAAATAATCTTTCAGTTCTTCCGCATCCGCGCCGTAGCTGTTAACCTTGTCGGCGCCATCCATCAGACTGCGGGTATCAGCAGCATCGGTATGCGTTTGCAGGTACTCAATAATATCGGCATCGGATACCTTAGACAAGGCTTTGTGTATGTAAGAACGCTGGTGTTTTGCCTGCGGACTTTCATAACTTCTTAAAAACAGCGTACCGCCTACACCAAGCACCAAACAAGCTGCTGTGGCGTATTTAAAAGCACCCGAAGTAAACATTTTGCGCACTATGCCTTGTTTACGTTTAACCCCGGTTTGGGCCGTAGTTTTATTGATGATAGCGTTCTCCAGGCCTTCAAAATAATTTTCGGGCACGGTAAAACCTTCCGATTGCTTGTTCAGCAATTCATCAACCGCAATCATATTAATTATTTGCTGGTGCTGATCCTCAAAATAACCATCGGGCACTGTAAAGTCGCCTTCGGTGTGGTGGAGTGCAGCTTCAACATTAATACGGCTTTGCAGGTTGGTCTGCATTTCCTCAAAATAATTTTCAGGAACAGTAAACCCTGTATCGCCCTGCAGCAACTCCTCCACATTCATGCGGCTTTGCAGGTTATCGGCTAATTCATTAAAATAATTTTCAGGGACGGTAAAACCCTCCCCATTATTGGCGCTCATCCCGTCAATAAAGGCGCGCGACATCGCCCTTTGATGTAATTCATCAAAGTAATTATCGGGCACTATAAACGGGTTATTTGAGTTTACCTGTTTAAGTGACGGATAATCGTCCAGCCATTCTTTATTGTCCATATCACTTTTCATATCTACTTATAGATGAAAATCAGATGAAAAGGTTTAAACACTTTTTTAAAATTAATCATTACCTAATAAATGCGCCTCAATTTTTTTCACCGCAAGGTGAAAAGATGCCTTTAACGCGCCTACGCTTGTGCCCAAAACATCGGAGATTTCTTCATACTTCATATCATCATAATACTTCATGTTAAAAACCAAACGCTGTTTATCGGGCAGGGTAAGCAAAGCTTCCTGTAATTTCTGCTGGGCGCGGTCGCCGTTAAAGTAGGTAGAATCAGCCAGCGACTCAGCCAGTTCATACGATACATCATCCAGCGGGATATTGTTCTTCTGCTTCTTTTTATTCAGGAAGGTAATACACTCGTTAGTAGCAATGCGGTACATCCAGGTGTATAGTTGCGCGTCATTACGAAAGTTAATCAGGCTTTTCCATACCTTCACAAATACGTCCTGCACCAGGTCGTCGGCATCGTCGTGGTTTACCACCATACGGCGCACATGCCAGTATATTTTTTGCTGATATTTTTTCAGCAGCAAATTAAAAGCCTCGTTCCGGGTCTTTTCATCCCTGAACTTGTCTAAAATTTCCGCGTCATCTACCGGTTGTGCCATTTTGTAAATTTAATATTTTTCGGGATGCTTTATCAAATTGTCATTGCGAGGAGCGCAGCGACGCGGCAATCTCGTAGTATGCTAATCAGGCTACGAGATTGCCACGCTACCGCTCGCAATGACAGCGATATGTCTATCCCAACTTATTTAAAGCGACAAACGCCTTAAATTGTTTTCTTACGCTTTATAACGCGCTGAACGGCTTCAATAATATGTTTGGCGTCCAGACCGTATTTGGTCATCAGTTGCTCGGGTGTACCGCTTTCGCCGAAACTGTCGTTCACAGCTACATATTCCTGTGGAGTTGGGTTGTTTACCGCCAGCAATTGCGCAATGCTGTCGCCCAGTCCGCCTAAACGGTTATGCTCTTCGGCAGTTACCACACAGCCGGTTTTAGCTACCGATTTTAATACGGCTTCTGCATCCAGCGGTTTAATGGTGTGTATATTAATGATTTCGGCATCGATACCCATTTCGGCTAATTGTTCGCCCGCTTGTATGGCTTCCCATACCAGGTGACCGGTAGCAAAGATGGAAACATCAGCACCTTCGTTCACCATCCAGGCTTTGCCTATCTCAAATTTCTGATCGGCATCGGTAAAAATTGGAACTACCGGCCTGCCAAATCGCAGGTAAACAGGGCCTTCGTATTCAGCTATGGCAATGGTGGCCGCTTTGGTTTGGTTATAATCACACGGATTAATAACGGTCATGCCCGGCAGCATTTTCATCAGGCCAATATCTTCCAGTATCTGGTGGGTAGCGCCGTCCTCGCCCAGGGTTAAGCCCGCGTGCGATGCGCAAATTTTTACATTTTTATCCGAATAGGCTATCGACTGGCGGATCTGATCGTATACCCTGCCGGTAGAAAAATTGGCAAATGTACCCGTAAAAGGTATTTTACCACCAATGGTTAAGCCAGCGGCAATACCCATCATATTAGCTTCGGCAATACCGGTTTGAAAAAAACGTTCAGGAAATTCTTTAATAAAATCGGCCATTTTTAATGAACCGATCAAATCGGCGCAAAGGGCAACAACTTTATCGTTGCGTTTGCCGGCCTCCAGTAAACCCGCGCCAAAGCCCGAGCGTGTATCTTTTTTATCTGTGTAAGTGTACTTCTTCATTGTGAGCCTCACCCCA of the Mucilaginibacter boryungensis genome contains:
- a CDS encoding transketolase family protein; translation: MKKYTYTDKKDTRSGFGAGLLEAGKRNDKVVALCADLIGSLKMADFIKEFPERFFQTGIAEANMMGIAAGLTIGGKIPFTGTFANFSTGRVYDQIRQSIAYSDKNVKICASHAGLTLGEDGATHQILEDIGLMKMLPGMTVINPCDYNQTKAATIAIAEYEGPVYLRFGRPVVPIFTDADQKFEIGKAWMVNEGADVSIFATGHLVWEAIQAGEQLAEMGIDAEIINIHTIKPLDAEAVLKSVAKTGCVVTAEEHNRLGGLGDSIAQLLAVNNPTPQEYVAVNDSFGESGTPEQLMTKYGLDAKHIIEAVQRVIKRKKTI
- a CDS encoding RNA polymerase sigma factor, which codes for MAQPVDDAEILDKFRDEKTRNEAFNLLLKKYQQKIYWHVRRMVVNHDDADDLVQDVFVKVWKSLINFRNDAQLYTWMYRIATNECITFLNKKKQKNNIPLDDVSYELAESLADSTYFNGDRAQQKLQEALLTLPDKQRLVFNMKYYDDMKYEEISDVLGTSVGALKASFHLAVKKIEAHLLGND